A stretch of the Gossypium hirsutum isolate 1008001.06 chromosome D07, Gossypium_hirsutum_v2.1, whole genome shotgun sequence genome encodes the following:
- the LOC107956756 gene encoding subtilisin-like protease SBT6.1: protein MSFSEKEKHFHHSGLSNSSLNWSRHLLMQRSQVTSLFGADALWRKGYTGAKVKMAIFDTGIRADHPHFRNIKERTNWTNEDTLNDNLGHGTFVVGVIAGEDAECLGFARDTEIYAFRVFTDAQVSYTSWFLDAFNYAIAINMDVLNLSIGGPDYLDLPFVEKVWEITANNIIMVSAIGNDGPLYGTLNNPADQSDVIGVGGIDYSDHIA, encoded by the exons ATGTCGTTTAGTGAAAAAGAGAAACATTTCCACCATTCGGGTTTAAGTAATTCCTCACTTAATTGGAGTCGCCATCTTTTGATGCAG AGGTCTCAAGTTACTTCCTTGTTCGGAGCAGATGCTCTTTGGAGAAAAGGGTATACCGGTGCTAAAGTCAAAATGGCTATTTTCGACACTGGAATACGTGCTGATCATCCTCACTTCCGAAACATTAAG GAACGAACTAATTGGACCAATGAGGATACTTTGAATGATAATCTTGGACATGGGACCTTTGTGGTTGGTGTTATTGCTGGTGAGGACGCAGAATGTCTTGGCTTTGCACGAGATACTGAAATTTATGCTTTCCGTGTTTTTACTGATGCACAG GTATCATATACATCTTGGTTCCTTGATGCTTTCAACTATGCTATTGCAATCAACATGGATGTGCTAAACTTGAGCATAGGTGGACCTGATTACTTGGATCTCCCATTTGTAGAGAAG GTTTGGGAAATAACAGCCAATAATATTATTATGGTGTCAGCCATTGGAAATGATGGGCCATTGTATGGCACTTTAAACAACCCAGCAGACCAAAGTGATGTTATTGGTGTTGGTGGAATCGATTATAGTGATCACATAGCCTAA